A window of the Ipomoea triloba cultivar NCNSP0323 chromosome 14, ASM357664v1 genome harbors these coding sequences:
- the LOC116005058 gene encoding dCTP pyrophosphatase 1-like produces MEEVSLELLKKKMEDFAKERDWEKYHIPRNLLLAMVGEVGELSEIFQWKGEVAKGLPDWDEAEKVHLGEELSDVLLYLIRLSDMCGIDLGKAALRKVQLNALKYPAPTHHSTTKADHTAA; encoded by the exons ATGGAGGAGGTGAGCCTTGAGCTTCTcaagaagaaaatggaggattttgctAAAGAAAGAGACTGGGAAAAGTACCACATCCCTAGAAATCTTCTTCTTGCTATG GTAGGGGAAGTTGGAGAACTGTCTGAAATATTCCAATGGAAAGGAGAGGTGGCAAAGGGTCTCCCAGATTGGGATGAAGCAGAAAAGGTTCACCTTGGAGAAGAGCTCTCAGATGTTTTGCTTTACCTCATCAGACTCTCTGATATGTGTGGGATTGATCTTGGCAAAGCTGCTCTCAGAAAGGTTCAACTCAATGCTCTCAAATACCCAGCACCCACCCATCATTCCACCACAAAAGCAGACCACACTGCAGCCTAG